One part of the Phragmites australis chromosome 3, lpPhrAust1.1, whole genome shotgun sequence genome encodes these proteins:
- the LOC133912069 gene encoding uncharacterized protein LOC133912069 — MSYDQMLSPLLGAGRSAWRATQHGGGGDAVTRQILKCTRWQLEETTDFVTCPYHYYCDSSYPGDYPAAVGVLVASFAAYCFLSTLAFTVLDLVRGNGNATPAGVRGIRRKYLLPSGPFLLPLLLLALAKGQRVNAVFPLAQLGPALLLLLQASALAFRNEADGDIRYAVLEASTVSGVLHASLYLDAVVLPYYTGLEALRWSRFSGECASCLCRMEPLVVGGTAVQYRGMSKTALAIIFALCSRMVCRIYGEERLSAWTRSALEGVGWVFVAADAVYLVGWVAAEGGAVGVAAYSLVAGLVFLSVFGKVYRFLAWVETRQSQWKSSLCHSVV, encoded by the coding sequence ATGTCCTACGACCAGATGCTATCGCCGCTTCTGGGGGCCGGGCGATCGGCGTGGAGAGCTACTCagcacggcggtggcggcgacgccGTGACGAGGCAGATACTCAAGTGCACGAGGTGGCAGCTCGAGGAGACCACCGACTTCGTCACCTGCCCCTACCACTACTACTGCGACAGCTCCTACCCGGGAGACtaccccgccgccgtcggcgtCCTCGTCGCCTCCTTCGCCGCCTACTGCTTCCTCTCCACGCTCGCGTTCACGGTGCTTGATCTCGTGCGGGGAAACGGCAACGCGACACCGGCCGGCGTCAGGGGCATCAGGAGGAAGTACCTGCTCCCCTCGGGCCCATTCTTGCTTCCCCTGCTGCTCCTCGCGCTCGCCAAGGGGCAGCGGGTCAACGCCGTGTTCCCGCTCGCGCAGCTCGGCCCggcattgctgctgctgctgcaggccTCGGCGCTGGCGTTCCGCAACGAGGCCGATGGCGACATCCGGTACGCGGTGCTGGAGGCGTCCACGGTGTCCGGCGTGCTGCACGCGAGCCTGTACCTGGACGCCGTCGTGCTGCCGTACTACACGGGGTTGGAAGCTCTCCGGTGGTCGCGGTTCTCTGGTGAGTGCGCGTCGTGCCTGTGCCGGATGGAGCCCCTGGTGGTCGGCGGCACGGCGGTGCAGTACCGCGGCATGTCCAAGACGGCGCTGGCGATCATCTTCGCGCTGTGCTCGCGGATGGTGTGCCGCATCTACGGCGAGGAGCGGCTGAGCGCGTGGACGCGGTCGGCTCTGGAGGGCGTGGGCTGGGTGTTCGTGGCGGCCGACGCGGTCTACCTCGTCGGGTGGGTCGCCGCGGAGGGCGGCGCCGTTGGGGTGGCCGCGTACAGCCTGGTCGCCGGGCTGGTGTTCTTGAGCGTCTTCGGCAAGGTGTACCGGTTCTTGGCGTGGGTGGAGACGAGGCAGTCGCAGTGGAAATCCAGCCTCTGCCACAGCgttgtttga
- the LOC133912068 gene encoding protein MOS2-like has translation MEKEKKLSFSIPSKLRPPKPPARPAAGGDDAAPTQSAPASAPQFVTEFDPSQTLAPSAARAVIAPLPNSGNFLNHRPRKPSSLPTPEEEAALAAESGGGGPSFVLDTSTAPDDPSSSIPYGLTLRNAATEMEKAPPPPPPAAADASGGDLMLRRYKEDMASLPDHRGMDEFHEVPVEGFGAALLAGYGWSEGKGIGRNNKTGDTKVVEYYRRAGTLGLGYNPSEADPKKTRSGDWIVGGRKGSENGTAKKRDRDSKGKTEEMDSNARKKRSVEQRSEREAREKERNGRDSREDKSSGNSNGNKVRWLQSHIRVRVVSEKLSRRLYLMKGRVVDVVGPTTCDIMMDDGSELVQGVEQDMLETVLPRTNGRVLVLYGKHKGVYGHLIEKNSEEETGVVKDADTKDMVRVRYDQIAEYVGDPELLGY, from the coding sequence atggagaaggagaagaagctgTCCTTCTCCATCCCCTCCAAGCTCCGCCCGCCCAAGCCCCCCGCCCGTCCCGCCGCCGGAGGCGACGACGCGGCACCCACCCAATCCGCGCCCGCCTCAGCACCGCAGTTCGTCACCGAGTTCGACCCGTCGCAAACCCTAGCCCCCTCCGCGGCGCGCGCCGTCATCGCGCCGCTCCCCAACTCCGGCAACTTCCTCAACCACCGCCCCCGCAAGCCCTCCTCGCTCCCCACccccgaggaggaggccgccctcgccgccgaatccggcggcggcggcccatCATTCGTCCTCGACACCTCCACCGCCCCCGACGACCCCTCCTCCAGCATCCCCTACGGCCTCACCCTCCGCAACGCCGCGACGGAAATGGAGaaggcaccaccaccacctcctccagcCGCCGCCGATGCCTCCGGCGGCGACCTCATGCTGCGGCGGTACAAGGAGGACATGGCCTCGCTCCCCGACCACCGTGGCATGGACGAGTTTCACGAGGTGCCTGTGGAGGGGTTTGGTGCTGCGCTCCTTGCTGGCTACGGCTGGTCCGAGGGTAAAGGCATTGGTAGGAACAATAAGACGGGGGATACAAAGGTTGTGGAGTATTATCGCCGTGCTGGTACGCTAGGGTTAGGCTACAACCCCTCTGAGGCCGACCCTAAGAAGACTCGATCTGGTGACTGGATTGTTGGTGGGCGGAAGGGGTCGGAGAATGGGACTGCAAAGAAGAGAGACAGAGACAGTAAAGGCAAAACAGAGGAGATGGATTCTAATGCCCGGAAGAAGAGGTCTGTTGAGCAAAGGTCTGAGAGGGAGGCTcgtgaaaaggagagaaatggGCGAGATAGCCGAGAAGACAAGAGTAGTGGCAATAGTAATGGCAACAAGGTCCGGTGGTTACAGAGCCATATTAGGGTTCGTGTTGTTAGTGAGAAGTTGAGCAGAAGGCTGTACTTGATGAAAGGGAGGGTTGTCGATGTGGTGGGGCCGACAACATGCGATATAATGATGGATGATGGATCAGAGCTGGTGCAGGGGGTGGAGCAGGATATGCTGGAAACAGTACTTCCACGGACGAATGGGCGGGTGCTTGTGCTCTATGGGAAGCACAAGGGGGTGTATGGGCACCTGATAGAGAAGAATTCTGAGGAGGAGACTGGAGTGGTGAAGGATGCAGATACGAAGGATATGGTACGAGTAAGATACGACCAAATCGCTGAGTATGTTGGAGACCCAGAGTTGCTGGGGTACTGA
- the LOC133912067 gene encoding ubiquitin-fold modifier-conjugating enzyme 1, translated as MEGWDKGTKSVVGEIPLLSTRAGPRDGEAWRQRLKEEYRALIAYTSVNKSKDNDWFRISAANSEGTRWEGTCWYVHNLRRYEFPLQFDIPVAYPQVAPEIELPTLDGKTHKMYRGGKICLTVHFKPLWAKNCPRFGIAHALCLGLAPWLAAEVPILVDSGMVKHKDDEAAPAEASGSGSAAAS; from the exons ATGGAGGGCTGGGACAAGGGGACGAAGAGCGTGGTGGGCGAGATCCCGCTGCTGTCCACGCGCGCGGGGCCCCGGGACGGCGAGGCGTGGCGGCAGCGGCTCAAGGAGGAGTACCGCGCGCTGATCGCCTACACGTCGGTGAACAAGTCCAAGGACAACGACTGGTTCCGCATCTCCGCCGCCAACTCGGAGGGCACCCGCTGGGAGGGCACCTGCTGGTACGTCCACAACCTCCGCCGCTACGAGTTCCCCCTCCAGTTCGACATCCCCGTCGCCTACCCCCAGGTCGCCCCCGAGATCGAGCTCCCCACCCTCGACGGCAAGACCCACAAG ATGTATCGGGGAGGGAAGATCTGCCTCACCGTGCACTTCAAGCCGCTGTGGGCCAAGAACTGCCCAAGGTTCGGGATCGCGCACGCGCTGTGCCTCGGCCTCGCGCCGTGGCTCGCGGCGGAGGTGCCGATCCTGGTCGACTCGGGCATGGTGAAGCACAAGGACGATGAGGCGGCTCCTGCCGAGGCGTCTGGGTCTGgctctgctgctgcttcttAG